One window from the genome of Vibrio sp. VB16 encodes:
- the hpaE gene encoding 5-carboxymethyl-2-hydroxymuconate semialdehyde dehydrogenase — protein MGQDLQNNLDKAATYLARFKENTLGHYINGKWTLGSEGETFDNGSPVNSESLGKVVKASVADVDAACKAAAAAQKEWGAMSGAKRKAILHKLADKIEARAEEIALVESSDCGQPIRFMRQAAVRGAANFRFFADKAPEARNGLALQQEEHTNFTVKSPIGPVGVITPWNTPFMLSTWKIAPALASGCTVVHKPAEFSPLSAAILAECADEAGLPPGVWNMINGFGEVAGKELTQHPDIKAIAFVGETVTGSMIQKQAADTLKRAHFELGGKNPVIVFDDADFDRALDAVVFMIYSLNGQRCTSSSRLLVQSGIKDKFLTALKVRVANLKVGHPLDPVTEVGPLVHTSHYEKVLSYVDAAIEDGATVAVGGKRITDLGNGNYLTPTLFTDANNTMRIAREEIFGPVLTTIEFETEADAVAIANDTNYGLAAYIWTSNTGRSMRMAHSVESGMVWINSENNRNLPSPFGGVKMSGIGRDGGDWSFDFYMETKNVCIAFDTHSVPVLGR, from the coding sequence ATGGGTCAGGATCTTCAAAACAATTTAGACAAAGCCGCAACGTACCTCGCGCGTTTTAAAGAGAACACACTAGGCCATTACATTAATGGGAAGTGGACACTAGGCAGTGAAGGTGAGACGTTCGATAACGGTTCACCAGTGAACAGTGAATCATTAGGTAAGGTCGTTAAAGCGAGCGTTGCCGATGTGGATGCGGCATGTAAAGCGGCGGCAGCGGCTCAAAAAGAGTGGGGAGCAATGAGTGGAGCAAAACGTAAAGCGATTTTGCATAAACTTGCCGACAAAATTGAAGCGCGCGCTGAAGAGATTGCATTAGTAGAGTCTTCAGACTGTGGCCAGCCAATTCGCTTTATGCGTCAAGCAGCCGTTCGCGGTGCAGCTAATTTCCGTTTCTTTGCTGATAAAGCACCTGAAGCGCGTAACGGACTCGCTTTGCAGCAGGAAGAACACACTAACTTCACCGTTAAGTCGCCCATTGGCCCAGTCGGTGTTATTACACCTTGGAACACGCCATTTATGTTGTCGACTTGGAAGATTGCACCCGCTCTAGCTTCAGGTTGTACTGTCGTTCACAAGCCAGCAGAATTTAGCCCGCTTTCAGCCGCGATTCTTGCAGAATGTGCAGACGAAGCTGGTTTGCCACCGGGCGTATGGAATATGATTAATGGATTTGGAGAAGTGGCGGGTAAAGAGCTGACACAGCATCCAGATATCAAGGCTATTGCCTTTGTTGGAGAAACCGTTACAGGTTCTATGATCCAGAAACAAGCAGCGGATACGTTGAAGCGCGCACACTTTGAATTAGGTGGAAAAAATCCCGTCATTGTCTTTGATGATGCTGATTTTGATCGAGCGCTTGATGCTGTTGTCTTTATGATTTATAGCTTAAACGGCCAGCGTTGTACGAGTTCAAGCCGGCTACTTGTCCAGTCAGGTATTAAGGATAAATTCCTTACAGCATTGAAAGTGCGTGTTGCGAATCTAAAGGTTGGTCATCCGCTTGATCCCGTGACAGAAGTAGGTCCGTTGGTGCATACATCGCATTATGAAAAAGTATTAAGCTACGTTGATGCTGCGATTGAAGATGGCGCTACCGTCGCTGTAGGTGGAAAACGCATTACTGATCTTGGCAATGGTAACTATTTAACGCCAACACTCTTCACTGATGCGAATAATACGATGCGTATCGCTCGCGAAGAGATCTTTGGGCCAGTGCTTACTACCATCGAGTTCGAAACTGAAGCGGACGCTGTAGCCATTGCTAACGATACTAACTATGGCTTGGCTGCGTACATTTGGACAAGCAACACCGGTCGTTCAATGCGTATGGCTCATAGTGTTGAATCGGGTATGGTTTGGATTAACTCTGAAAACAACCGTAACCTTCCTTCACCATTTGGTGGTGTGAAAATGTCGGGTATTGGTCGTGATGGTGGCGATTGGAGTTTCGATTTCTACATGGAAACGAAAAACGTCTGTATCGCGTTTGATACTCACAGCGTTCCAGTATTAGGGCGTTAA
- a CDS encoding efflux RND transporter periplasmic adaptor subunit, with translation MKRKSLPILVTLISVACLASAVAYNGSQISTKDEKPSQNGKASVHVPSKVKAELLTANAPSVVVLEVEADTYKALVKGYGEASAHYAITYSSEVSGRVESLMPKFATGQLVKQGEVLATLENTSYLQAVAAANSNLAQAELDLLEEQRTGEQARLEWKRSGMTGEPNSPLVLRKPQLAAQQAVVENAKISLRKAQQDLEKTIIRAPFNALIVERYIQPGSYAQVGTSVAELYSTDRVEIDIPLSMKQWQTLPKLTNKDLSNQDQPPWPVTLYSADGENSWQGYVTRVEQHVDVTSRQRSLIIAVDKPFEQDIGLFPGTFVQAYIEGAVLDNTWELPASAISQQGDLWYLTENNQLNKVPANKVFEKSGSVYVSPIENLTAVKIIKRPLSNYVVGMLVTPKVEG, from the coding sequence ATGAAACGAAAATCATTACCAATCCTTGTCACGCTAATTTCCGTTGCATGCCTAGCCAGTGCTGTTGCGTATAATGGTTCTCAAATATCAACTAAAGACGAAAAACCTTCTCAAAATGGAAAAGCTTCTGTCCATGTACCTAGTAAGGTAAAAGCCGAACTTTTAACCGCGAATGCACCCAGTGTTGTGGTACTTGAGGTTGAGGCAGATACATATAAAGCGTTAGTGAAGGGCTATGGTGAGGCTTCTGCTCATTATGCAATTACATACAGTTCGGAAGTGAGTGGTAGAGTTGAAAGTCTGATGCCTAAATTTGCAACTGGTCAGTTGGTTAAGCAAGGAGAAGTCCTGGCGACATTGGAAAATACCTCTTACTTGCAAGCAGTAGCGGCGGCAAATTCTAACCTGGCACAAGCTGAATTGGATCTTCTTGAAGAACAAAGAACCGGAGAGCAAGCGCGTTTAGAGTGGAAACGTTCTGGTATGACAGGAGAACCTAATTCCCCTTTGGTATTGCGAAAACCTCAGCTAGCAGCGCAACAAGCGGTAGTAGAAAATGCCAAAATTAGCCTTAGAAAAGCTCAGCAAGATCTAGAAAAAACAATAATAAGAGCCCCATTTAATGCTTTGATAGTTGAGCGTTACATTCAGCCGGGAAGTTATGCTCAAGTAGGGACTTCGGTTGCTGAGTTATACAGCACAGATAGGGTCGAAATTGACATCCCATTGTCGATGAAGCAGTGGCAAACGCTACCAAAACTGACAAATAAGGATCTATCAAATCAAGATCAGCCGCCATGGCCGGTTACTCTGTATAGCGCAGATGGTGAAAATAGCTGGCAGGGGTATGTTACTCGAGTTGAGCAGCATGTGGATGTGACTTCTCGTCAGCGATCACTAATTATTGCGGTTGATAAGCCATTCGAACAAGATATTGGTCTTTTCCCAGGTACCTTTGTACAGGCTTATATTGAAGGCGCTGTACTAGATAATACGTGGGAGTTACCGGCATCAGCTATCTCACAACAAGGTGACCTCTGGTATTTGACCGAGAATAATCAGCTAAATAAAGTACCTGCGAATAAGGTATTTGAAAAATCTGGTTCTGTTTATGTATCACCGATAGAAAATCTGACTGCCGTTAAGATCATAAAAAGACCGCTTAGTAATTACGTAGTCGGCATGCTTGTGACACCTAAGGTTGAAGGATAA
- a CDS encoding GlcG/HbpS family heme-binding protein: protein MVVTDTSLSWRTAHLIALAAIEYAEARQLKVCVSVLDRHGYPLAQLRINNAAFPCTTISVNKAFTAVSFGFSTQDWTQRLEGNPHLLSSLSQQDRMVLFGGGIPVKFQDETIGAIGVSGASENQDVECANAGIEAFLTLSEPAE from the coding sequence ATGGTCGTGACTGATACGAGCTTGAGTTGGCGCACTGCACATCTGATCGCGTTAGCCGCGATAGAGTATGCGGAAGCGCGTCAACTTAAGGTATGCGTATCGGTTCTCGATCGTCATGGTTACCCTCTTGCTCAACTTAGAATCAACAACGCCGCATTTCCCTGCACCACTATCTCCGTTAACAAAGCGTTTACGGCGGTAAGCTTTGGTTTTTCCACACAAGATTGGACTCAGCGTTTAGAGGGGAATCCCCACCTGTTAAGTAGTCTTTCTCAGCAAGATCGAATGGTCTTGTTTGGTGGGGGCATTCCGGTGAAATTTCAAGATGAAACGATTGGTGCTATTGGTGTTTCTGGTGCGAGTGAGAACCAAGATGTAGAATGTGCTAATGCGGGAATTGAGGCTTTTCTAACACTTTCTGAACCTGCTGAGTAG
- a CDS encoding TolC family protein has product MMSYRKMNCSLLAMVIVGLVGCSSPSDKDFQKLAKQSLKQQLVWNAEQPEATEVIQLTELMNIPELDILIQQAMENNPSLQQTLMALKIVYAQRDATNSERIPSLTAGYDANKVEDSDAQYSADLTVSWELDLWDQISNNTSAADKDIASSIATYQSATDTLAANIMRTWLQISLQKQLVDIEFQRLRVTENNESIILGKYRSGLGDLEDLDTARTDSASTRSTLVEYTEELAQNQRSLSLLLGQLGGEQGFDVSSEFPAVITPLISFPEQDLSRRPDLQSAFYDLEAEEFRTNAAYKALLPSISLSAALSDAASSPTSALLTSPLWSLLGQLSAPIFDGGYLQSQAEISEMTAENAYWTYQETLLNAVNEVENALGQEKSLAEQQRHLEDALDSAKRSFANYQEKYREGLVDITDLISVQTNGFDVKIKLTQVIYNRLVNRIDLGLALGLGVSS; this is encoded by the coding sequence ATGATGTCTTATCGAAAAATGAATTGCAGCTTACTCGCCATGGTTATTGTCGGCTTGGTAGGCTGTAGTTCACCGTCAGACAAAGATTTCCAAAAACTTGCGAAACAATCCCTTAAGCAACAACTCGTATGGAATGCTGAACAACCTGAAGCGACAGAGGTTATTCAACTTACCGAACTAATGAATATTCCAGAGCTCGACATTCTTATCCAACAAGCCATGGAAAATAACCCAAGCTTGCAACAAACCTTAATGGCTCTGAAAATTGTTTATGCACAACGTGATGCAACAAATAGTGAACGAATTCCTTCGTTAACCGCAGGGTATGACGCGAACAAAGTAGAAGATTCTGATGCTCAATATAGTGCCGATCTCACTGTAAGCTGGGAATTGGACTTATGGGATCAGATAAGCAACAACACCAGTGCTGCGGACAAAGATATTGCCAGCAGTATAGCGACTTATCAAAGTGCGACTGACACATTAGCGGCCAACATCATGCGAACATGGCTGCAAATAAGCCTGCAAAAACAGTTGGTTGATATAGAATTCCAGCGGCTGCGGGTCACGGAAAATAACGAAAGTATCATTTTAGGAAAATACCGATCTGGTTTAGGGGATTTGGAAGATTTAGATACCGCTAGAACGGATAGTGCTTCAACACGTTCAACTCTGGTCGAATACACAGAAGAGCTTGCTCAAAATCAGAGAAGCCTTTCCTTATTGCTAGGGCAGTTGGGTGGAGAGCAAGGTTTTGATGTGAGTTCTGAGTTTCCCGCCGTGATAACACCACTTATCTCATTTCCTGAGCAGGATCTCTCGCGGAGACCCGATCTTCAAAGTGCTTTTTATGATCTAGAAGCTGAAGAATTTCGAACCAATGCGGCCTATAAGGCGCTTCTTCCTTCTATTAGCTTATCTGCTGCGCTTTCCGATGCGGCTTCCTCTCCGACATCGGCCCTTCTAACAAGCCCGCTATGGAGCCTGCTCGGTCAGTTGTCTGCACCGATTTTTGATGGTGGTTATTTGCAATCACAAGCAGAGATATCTGAAATGACAGCCGAGAACGCGTATTGGACTTACCAAGAAACGTTACTGAATGCGGTCAACGAAGTAGAGAATGCTCTTGGTCAGGAAAAATCATTAGCCGAGCAACAGCGACATTTAGAAGATGCGCTTGACAGTGCAAAGCGCAGCTTTGCTAATTATCAGGAGAAATATAGAGAAGGCTTAGTCGATATTACGGATTTGATTTCAGTTCAAACCAATGGCTTCGATGTAAAAATAAAGCTGACACAAGTCATTTATAACCGTTTAGTAAACCGAATTGATTTAGGCCTAGCGTTAGGCTTAGGAGTATCCTCATGA
- a CDS encoding 5-carboxymethyl-2-hydroxymuconate Delta-isomerase, whose protein sequence is MPHFVVEYSANIEQELDLPELLKVLNETAVSTGVFPLGGIRSRAYKADDFRVAEGDPENGFIHLTVKVGSGRSMETLKEAGDTIFTAFTACLQPIFDERYLSIGFEMIELHPTLNYKKNNIHEKLKNLAR, encoded by the coding sequence ATGCCCCATTTTGTAGTGGAATACTCCGCCAATATTGAACAAGAATTGGATCTGCCAGAGCTATTGAAAGTGCTCAACGAAACGGCTGTATCAACGGGCGTGTTTCCGTTAGGGGGCATTCGTAGCCGCGCATATAAAGCCGATGACTTTCGAGTCGCTGAAGGTGACCCAGAAAATGGGTTTATTCATCTTACGGTGAAGGTCGGCAGTGGACGATCAATGGAGACACTGAAAGAAGCCGGAGACACTATCTTTACCGCTTTCACTGCATGTCTACAGCCGATATTTGATGAACGCTATCTAAGCATCGGTTTCGAAATGATCGAGCTGCATCCGACACTGAATTATAAAAAAAATAATATACACGAGAAGCTTAAAAACTTAGCTCGTTGA
- the hpaD gene encoding 3,4-dihydroxyphenylacetate 2,3-dioxygenase, whose amino-acid sequence MGELVVAAKITHVPTMIMSEQPGRIFGLRQHAIDGHKEISRIAREKGVDTVVVLDTHWLVNAGYHINSNTHFEGLFTSNEFPHFIQNLPYEYEGNSELGDLIADIATEKGVFTLSHQVDSLALEYGTLVPMRFMNEDKKFKVVSVAAMCTVHSLESSRRLGEAIREAIEASDSKVMLLASGSLSHKIWANEDYVANNGTFTISSEFNRQMDLHVLDMWQNGDIETFLKMLPDYAAKCDGEGGMHDTAMLFGALGWDKYEGKGRLVSEYFPSSGTGQVNVLFEV is encoded by the coding sequence ATGGGCGAACTTGTTGTTGCTGCAAAAATTACACACGTTCCGACAATGATTATGTCTGAGCAACCTGGCAGAATTTTCGGCTTGCGTCAGCACGCGATTGATGGACACAAAGAGATTTCAAGAATCGCGCGTGAGAAAGGTGTCGATACGGTGGTTGTGCTGGATACGCACTGGCTAGTCAATGCCGGATACCATATTAATTCAAATACGCATTTTGAAGGACTATTCACCAGTAATGAATTTCCACATTTTATTCAAAACCTACCTTACGAATATGAAGGCAACTCTGAACTGGGTGACCTAATTGCAGACATCGCGACGGAGAAGGGGGTTTTTACTCTTTCTCATCAAGTCGATTCGTTAGCGTTAGAATATGGAACCTTGGTTCCGATGCGTTTTATGAACGAGGATAAGAAATTCAAAGTGGTTTCTGTTGCCGCTATGTGTACGGTTCATAGCCTAGAGTCATCTCGTCGATTAGGAGAAGCTATTCGTGAAGCGATTGAAGCCAGTGACAGTAAAGTTATGCTGCTTGCTTCTGGCTCACTTTCACACAAGATCTGGGCCAATGAAGACTACGTTGCCAACAACGGTACGTTTACTATCTCTAGTGAATTTAACCGTCAGATGGACCTTCATGTATTGGATATGTGGCAGAACGGTGATATTGAAACCTTCTTGAAAATGCTTCCAGATTACGCCGCGAAATGCGATGGCGAAGGTGGGATGCACGACACAGCAATGCTGTTTGGTGCTCTAGGCTGGGATAAATACGAAGGCAAAGGTCGTTTAGTGAGTGAGTACTTCCCAAGCTCAGGAACCGGACAAGTCAACGTTCTGTTTGAGGTGTAG
- a CDS encoding MFS transporter, producing the protein MNKDTQLTYFLILMAMVSPVALNIVAPIMPILAKEFGASNSVIQLSFTAYLATLAIGQLFGGPLADRYGKRNLLLWGFGLHVGGGLVGVFASSVELILLSRVMQAAGGCIGMMLARSILVDMYPSGKAVEKLSYVTMGVAVSQAIAPTVGGVVSEIIGWHSVFYMPMLMATAVWIGVFFQYPKPISDEMSLGKATSFVGTYKKLVKNQAYISLALSSTLIACGFFSFVTCAPFIVSASLGESLTQYGFWFLFVAIGFMAGSFTSAQLSTRLSHSSSVIIGHSLSLVGGLLMLASFTLFEISYENLFLTMALFTFGRGLSQPQLQSLSIASVEDNRASASGLLGFIQLLLGALLAQLVGALVEQLGPIMLPLFLVGYGVCALALYFHYHQNDITRIQVT; encoded by the coding sequence ATGAATAAGGATACTCAACTTACCTATTTCTTGATATTGATGGCGATGGTTAGCCCTGTCGCTCTTAATATTGTTGCTCCAATTATGCCTATTCTGGCAAAAGAATTTGGTGCCTCTAACAGCGTAATCCAACTCAGTTTTACCGCCTATTTGGCCACGCTTGCTATCGGTCAGTTGTTTGGTGGCCCATTGGCTGACCGATATGGAAAACGCAATCTATTGTTGTGGGGATTTGGGCTTCACGTTGGGGGTGGCTTAGTAGGAGTATTTGCAAGTTCTGTCGAGCTGATATTGCTTAGCCGAGTGATGCAAGCCGCTGGTGGTTGCATTGGTATGATGCTCGCACGTAGTATTTTGGTGGATATGTACCCTTCAGGAAAAGCCGTTGAGAAATTGAGTTATGTCACCATGGGTGTCGCTGTTTCACAAGCGATAGCACCGACTGTCGGTGGCGTTGTGTCAGAAATTATCGGCTGGCATTCTGTATTTTATATGCCAATGTTAATGGCGACAGCGGTTTGGATAGGTGTGTTTTTCCAATATCCGAAACCAATAAGCGACGAAATGAGTTTAGGCAAAGCGACGTCTTTTGTCGGTACCTATAAAAAACTGGTAAAGAATCAAGCCTACATCAGCCTTGCTTTGTCTAGTACGCTCATCGCTTGTGGATTTTTCTCATTTGTTACCTGCGCTCCTTTTATAGTAAGCGCAAGCTTAGGTGAGAGCCTAACCCAATACGGCTTTTGGTTTCTTTTTGTTGCCATTGGATTTATGGCCGGCAGCTTTACTAGTGCGCAACTATCAACACGACTATCTCATTCTAGTTCAGTAATTATTGGCCATAGCCTGTCACTCGTTGGTGGGTTGCTGATGCTGGCATCTTTTACATTATTTGAGATTAGTTACGAAAACTTATTCCTTACAATGGCCTTGTTTACCTTTGGCCGGGGATTGAGCCAGCCCCAATTGCAGTCATTATCTATCGCGTCGGTAGAGGATAACCGAGCGTCGGCTTCGGGCTTACTCGGTTTTATACAATTACTATTAGGGGCATTGTTGGCGCAACTCGTTGGTGCATTAGTCGAACAGCTCGGGCCAATAATGCTGCCACTGTTTCTTGTTGGCTATGGAGTTTGTGCGTTGGCACTCTATTTCCACTACCATCAAAATGACATAACCCGAATTCAGGTGACGTAA
- a CDS encoding NAD-dependent succinate-semialdehyde dehydrogenase: protein MKLIDNSLFIQKAYVSGEWVDAFDGTTTDITNPSTDEVIGSVPNMGVKETAQAIEDAQVAFKLWKKETSEHRSKVLRRWYELMMENADDLATIMTTEQGKPWAEAKGEVTYAASFIEWFAEEARRAYGDIIPSHKQDARILVTKEPIGVVAAITPWNFPAAMITRKCGPAFAAGCPVILKPAPDTPFTALALAELAQRAGIPKGLFSVITGDAIAIGGELTKSKIVRKISFTGSTNVGKILMEQSSSTIKKLSLELGGNAPFIVFEDADIDAAVEGAMIAKFRNAGQTCVCANRLFIHENVYDEFAKKLARKAAELKVGDGFGEGVNIGPLINDAAVAKVSQHIQDACDKGANVLYGTLPEPGSRLVTPHVITGVTDDMLVATEETFGPMAALFSFSDDDEVLARANDTEFGLASYVYTQSLARAWKAAEELETGIVGVNEGLISTTLAPFGGVKESGLGREGSYMGMDDYLEAKYILMGGLK, encoded by the coding sequence ATGAAATTAATTGATAACAGCCTGTTTATACAAAAAGCCTACGTTTCAGGTGAATGGGTGGATGCGTTTGACGGCACAACGACAGACATTACCAATCCTTCTACCGATGAAGTGATTGGCTCGGTGCCAAATATGGGGGTAAAAGAGACCGCCCAAGCGATTGAAGATGCACAGGTTGCCTTTAAACTGTGGAAAAAAGAGACGTCTGAACATCGCTCTAAAGTACTTCGTCGTTGGTATGAACTCATGATGGAAAACGCCGATGATTTGGCGACTATAATGACGACAGAGCAAGGTAAACCATGGGCAGAAGCGAAGGGTGAAGTGACCTACGCAGCAAGCTTTATTGAATGGTTTGCAGAAGAAGCGCGTCGTGCATACGGGGATATAATACCAAGCCACAAGCAGGACGCCCGCATACTGGTAACTAAGGAACCTATTGGTGTGGTTGCCGCGATCACACCTTGGAACTTTCCTGCCGCGATGATCACTCGTAAATGTGGCCCCGCATTTGCCGCTGGCTGTCCGGTTATTCTTAAGCCTGCACCCGATACGCCATTTACTGCGTTGGCGCTTGCTGAATTGGCGCAAAGAGCCGGTATTCCCAAAGGGTTGTTTAGTGTTATTACTGGCGATGCTATTGCGATTGGTGGTGAACTAACTAAGAGTAAGATCGTTCGTAAAATTTCGTTTACTGGATCGACGAATGTTGGCAAGATTTTGATGGAACAATCGTCCTCAACCATCAAGAAACTCTCATTAGAGTTGGGTGGGAATGCGCCGTTTATCGTCTTTGAAGACGCCGATATTGATGCCGCTGTAGAAGGGGCAATGATCGCTAAATTCAGGAATGCAGGTCAAACCTGTGTCTGTGCGAACCGTCTGTTTATTCATGAAAATGTATATGACGAATTCGCCAAAAAATTGGCCAGAAAAGCCGCTGAACTGAAGGTAGGTGATGGGTTTGGTGAGGGTGTAAACATTGGACCACTTATCAACGATGCGGCTGTGGCGAAGGTATCTCAGCACATTCAAGACGCCTGCGATAAAGGAGCAAATGTGCTCTACGGTACATTACCAGAGCCAGGCAGTCGCTTGGTGACACCACATGTTATCACGGGTGTGACAGATGATATGTTGGTGGCAACAGAAGAGACATTCGGTCCAATGGCCGCGCTGTTCAGTTTTAGCGATGATGATGAAGTATTGGCGCGTGCAAACGATACGGAGTTTGGTTTAGCTTCGTATGTATATACTCAATCTTTAGCACGAGCATGGAAAGCTGCAGAAGAACTGGAAACGGGTATTGTAGGTGTAAATGAAGGTTTGATTTCGACTACGCTTGCCCCATTTGGTGGAGTGAAAGAATCGGGCCTAGGACGCGAAGGTTCGTATATGGGTATGGATGATTATTTAGAGGCGAAGTATATACTCATGGGTGGCCTAAAATAG